A genomic window from Methylobacterium nodulans ORS 2060 includes:
- a CDS encoding DUF4863 family protein, which translates to MDGREQLIERSIPFLDEVKNMTAGPEVERWLNETYGPGSALYEDLSRLIKQGVEEGWAANIEVGGRRYRRSRLCEPMARTLNFSITAVYMDSQGGRMAVDYHDGEPGDADASFRGDYHGHPYGELNMVVPLDENAVLAGPSGWCHAGWTAPAPGSHHYPEVKGGALIALFFLPAGRISYDVKPPS; encoded by the coding sequence ATGGACGGACGCGAACAACTGATCGAGCGGAGCATTCCCTTCCTCGACGAGGTCAAGAACATGACCGCGGGGCCCGAGGTCGAGCGCTGGCTCAACGAGACCTACGGACCAGGCAGCGCCCTGTATGAGGACCTATCGCGCCTCATCAAGCAGGGGGTCGAGGAGGGCTGGGCGGCCAACATCGAGGTGGGCGGCCGGCGATACCGCCGCAGCCGGCTGTGCGAGCCGATGGCGCGGACGCTGAACTTCAGCATCACCGCCGTCTACATGGACAGTCAGGGCGGCCGGATGGCCGTCGACTATCACGACGGCGAGCCGGGCGACGCGGACGCGAGCTTCCGCGGCGACTACCACGGCCACCCCTACGGCGAGCTGAACATGGTCGTGCCGCTCGACGAGAACGCCGTGCTCGCCGGGCCGAGCGGTTGGTGCCACGCGGGCTGGACGGCGCCGGCGCCGGGCAGCCATCACTACCCCGAGGTCAAGGGCGGCGCGCTCATCGCCCTGTTCTTCCTCCCGGCGGGACGCATCTCCTACGACGTGAAGCCGCCATCCTGA
- a CDS encoding nitroreductase, which produces MANLDLVQALDGVMKGRFATRFYIDRPVSHGTIRDILDAARYAPSGANIQPWRVYVLAGAVKAEICRDIVATHAAEAAHHASEYTYYAPSLPDLYQSRKQAFGRIFYGSLGIAQDDLRGRAAQTAKNYDFFGAPVGLIFTLDRRLEKGSWLDLGMFLQNVMLAAKVRGLDTCPQETLAKYHRVLRRHLPIAAEDVVVCGMALGVCDAAAVATRGVMERASVEAFASFHGFEAPRAHDQGE; this is translated from the coding sequence ATGGCGAACCTCGATCTAGTCCAGGCGCTCGACGGTGTCATGAAAGGACGCTTCGCCACCCGCTTCTACATCGACCGGCCCGTCTCCCACGGCACGATCCGCGACATCCTCGATGCCGCGCGCTACGCGCCAAGCGGCGCCAACATCCAGCCCTGGCGGGTGTACGTGCTAGCAGGTGCAGTAAAGGCCGAGATCTGTCGCGACATCGTCGCGACGCACGCGGCCGAAGCAGCGCACCACGCCTCCGAGTACACCTACTACGCGCCGAGCCTCCCCGACCTGTACCAGAGCCGCAAGCAGGCCTTCGGCCGGATTTTCTACGGCTCGCTCGGCATAGCCCAAGACGACTTGCGCGGTCGGGCCGCGCAAACGGCCAAAAATTATGATTTCTTCGGCGCGCCGGTCGGCTTGATCTTTACGCTCGACCGCCGACTGGAAAAGGGCAGCTGGCTGGATCTCGGCATGTTCCTGCAGAACGTGATGCTGGCCGCCAAGGTGCGCGGCCTCGATACCTGTCCGCAGGAGACTCTGGCGAAGTACCACCGCGTGCTGCGCCGCCACCTCCCGATCGCGGCCGAGGATGTCGTCGTGTGCGGCATGGCGCTCGGTGTCTGCGACGCCGCCGCGGTCGCGACCCGCGGGGTCATGGAGCGCGCATCGGTCGAGGCGTTTGCGAGCTTCCACGGTTTCGAAGCGCCACGGGCGCATGACCAAGGAGAGTGA
- a CDS encoding ABC transporter substrate-binding protein, with protein MPFSPALAQRFLRRGSLALTGLWLAVSPAVAEGGPPVRIGVLTDLSSLYADNSGNGSVVAARMAVEDFGGRVLGRPIEVIAADHQNKTDVGAALARRWLDADDVKVIADVPNSAIALAVQDITRERRRFFLASGAATSRLTGDACSPTGIHWTYDTYALAQGTARAVTRRGGKSWYFVTADYALGTQFEEDGRRVIQAAGGRVLGSVRHSIGSPDFSSYLLQAQGSGAQVVGLADAGGDLILALKQAAEFGVVQSGQTLAGLLVFIADIHGLGLPAAQGLILSTAFYWDLNDETRAWSQRFVARTNKVPTMIHAGTFGAVTHYLRAMAAANTDDGPTGAAQMRKMPVNNFMTRDGHIREDGPLVRDIYLMQVKSPAESKTRFDYYKLLETIPGEEAFRLISAGNCPLVTRG; from the coding sequence ATGCCGTTTTCGCCCGCTCTCGCCCAACGCTTCCTCAGGCGAGGATCGTTGGCCCTGACCGGCCTCTGGCTCGCTGTCTCGCCGGCCGTCGCGGAAGGCGGACCGCCCGTAAGGATCGGCGTGCTCACGGACCTCTCCTCGCTCTACGCGGACAACAGCGGCAACGGTTCGGTCGTCGCCGCGCGTATGGCGGTCGAGGATTTCGGAGGCCGCGTCCTCGGACGCCCAATCGAGGTGATCGCCGCCGACCATCAGAACAAGACGGATGTCGGCGCCGCGTTGGCGCGCCGCTGGCTCGACGCGGACGACGTCAAGGTGATCGCCGACGTGCCGAACTCCGCCATCGCGCTCGCGGTGCAGGATATTACCCGCGAGCGTCGCCGGTTCTTCCTTGCCTCGGGGGCGGCGACCTCCCGGCTGACCGGGGACGCCTGCTCGCCCACTGGCATCCACTGGACCTACGACACCTACGCCCTCGCCCAGGGTACGGCGCGCGCCGTGACCCGGCGCGGCGGCAAGTCCTGGTACTTTGTCACGGCGGACTACGCCCTCGGCACGCAGTTCGAAGAGGACGGCCGGCGCGTGATCCAGGCGGCGGGCGGTCGCGTGCTCGGCTCGGTGCGCCATTCCATCGGCAGCCCGGACTTCTCCTCCTACCTCCTGCAGGCGCAAGGCTCGGGGGCGCAGGTCGTCGGGCTGGCCGATGCGGGCGGCGATCTCATCCTCGCGCTGAAGCAGGCCGCCGAGTTCGGGGTGGTGCAGTCGGGCCAGACGCTGGCGGGCCTGCTCGTCTTCATCGCCGACATCCACGGCCTCGGCCTGCCGGCGGCCCAGGGCCTGATCCTGAGCACCGCCTTCTACTGGGACCTGAACGACGAGACCCGGGCATGGTCGCAGCGCTTCGTCGCGCGCACCAATAAGGTGCCGACCATGATCCACGCGGGTACTTTCGGTGCGGTGACGCACTACCTCAGGGCGATGGCCGCCGCGAACACGGACGACGGCCCGACGGGCGCGGCGCAGATGCGCAAGATGCCGGTCAACAACTTCATGACCCGTGACGGCCACATCCGCGAGGACGGGCCCCTCGTGCGCGACATCTACCTGATGCAGGTCAAATCCCCCGCCGAGAGCAAGACGCGCTTCGACTACTACAAGCTCCTGGAGACGATCCCGGGCGAGGAGGCGTTCCGGCTGATCTCGGCCGGCAACTGTCCGCTGGTCACACGGGGGTGA
- a CDS encoding LysR substrate-binding domain-containing protein: MTRGAGTRASILNRLDLNLIRLFDAVMRERHVARAGQSLGLSQSAVSHGLRRLRTLIGDDLFVRTVQGMEPTPRALAMAVQVRDALTAIEGAIGPQRFDPASSTRQFRLAATDHITAVVAPALMRTFETEAPLASILIRPATRIDLTMQVDLGQIDIVVGIFSQIPHRLHARTLFEDRDVLVTAPDHPEAGGATDIRTLARDPLMVVTVGGTEDGLPDGRLSERGLTRQTEMFDRDALNRAFRAAGLVPRLSVLQPHFLAVPSLLADSRRVAIVPASLAHGFEAAGVARVSMPPWEPRTMAVQMVWHERWRQDPAHAWLREALFRASRGIADAVGQATDQS, translated from the coding sequence ATGACGAGGGGCGCTGGGACACGCGCGAGCATCCTAAATCGGCTCGATCTGAACCTGATCCGGCTCTTCGACGCGGTGATGCGGGAGCGTCACGTCGCTCGGGCCGGCCAGTCCCTCGGGCTGAGCCAGTCGGCGGTGAGCCACGGCCTACGTCGCCTGCGGACGCTGATCGGGGACGACCTCTTCGTGCGGACCGTGCAGGGCATGGAGCCGACCCCGCGGGCGCTGGCCATGGCCGTGCAGGTGCGTGATGCCCTCACGGCGATCGAAGGCGCGATCGGGCCGCAGCGCTTCGATCCGGCCAGCTCGACGCGGCAGTTCCGGCTTGCCGCCACGGACCACATCACCGCGGTCGTCGCTCCTGCCCTCATGCGGACCTTCGAGACGGAGGCGCCCCTCGCGTCGATCCTGATCCGTCCTGCGACGCGGATCGACCTGACCATGCAGGTCGATCTCGGCCAGATCGACATCGTCGTGGGCATCTTCTCGCAGATCCCGCACCGCCTGCATGCGCGAACCCTGTTCGAGGACCGCGACGTCCTCGTCACCGCGCCCGATCATCCGGAAGCGGGAGGCGCGACCGACATCCGCACGCTGGCGCGGGACCCGCTGATGGTGGTCACCGTCGGCGGGACCGAGGACGGCCTGCCGGACGGACGCCTCTCCGAGCGCGGCCTGACGCGGCAGACCGAGATGTTCGACCGCGACGCCCTCAACCGTGCCTTCAGGGCGGCGGGCCTGGTGCCTCGCCTCAGCGTCCTCCAACCCCATTTCCTGGCGGTGCCGAGCCTGCTCGCGGACTCGCGACGCGTGGCGATCGTGCCGGCGTCGCTGGCGCACGGCTTCGAGGCGGCCGGCGTCGCGCGCGTGTCCATGCCGCCTTGGGAGCCCCGTACGATGGCCGTGCAGATGGTCTGGCACGAGCGTTGGAGGCAGGATCCGGCCCATGCGTGGCTTCGGGAAGCACTATTTCGTGCCAGTCGAGGCATCGCAGATGCGGTTGGGCAAGCCACAGATCAATCCTGA
- a CDS encoding IS6 family transposase codes for MNAPSYAGYRFPSDIIQRAVWMYLRFTLSYRDVEELLAERGISVAYESIRRWVLSFGPAIARRLRASRPKPHGRWHLDEVFVQISGRQMYLWRAVDAEGEVLDVLVQPKRDRRAAQKLMRKLLKKQGMAPEAWVTDKCPAYGAALREMKLSGAEHVQRKRANNRAESSHVPVRRRDRKQQGFKSARSAQRFLSMHAATYNTFTVPRPLVSAPTHRLLRAEAFDMWRSAAGVAA; via the coding sequence ATGAACGCGCCTTCCTACGCCGGCTACCGCTTCCCGTCCGACATCATCCAGCGGGCCGTCTGGATGTATCTGCGCTTCACCCTCAGCTACCGCGATGTCGAGGAACTCCTGGCCGAGCGCGGCATCAGCGTCGCCTACGAGAGCATCCGGCGCTGGGTGCTCAGCTTCGGTCCCGCTATCGCGCGTCGGCTGCGCGCCTCTCGCCCGAAGCCACACGGACGTTGGCACCTGGACGAGGTGTTCGTGCAGATCTCTGGCCGACAGATGTACCTGTGGCGGGCCGTGGATGCCGAAGGCGAGGTGCTGGACGTGCTGGTCCAGCCCAAGCGGGACAGGCGGGCTGCCCAGAAGCTGATGCGCAAGCTGCTGAAGAAGCAGGGCATGGCACCCGAGGCGTGGGTCACAGACAAGTGCCCGGCCTACGGTGCCGCCCTTCGTGAGATGAAGCTGAGCGGGGCTGAGCACGTCCAGCGAAAGCGGGCGAACAATCGGGCGGAGAGCTCGCATGTGCCGGTGCGACGACGGGACCGGAAGCAGCAAGGCTTCAAGTCAGCGCGCTCAGCTCAGCGGTTCTTGTCCATGCACGCGGCCACCTACAACACCTTCACTGTTCCCCGCCCCCTTGTCTCGGCTCCTACGCACCGGCTCTTGCGAGCCGAGGCGTTCGATATGTGGCGCAGTGCGGCCGGCGTCGCTGCCTGA